From Pseudomonas sp. B21-028, one genomic window encodes:
- a CDS encoding nitrate/nitrite transporter, whose protein sequence is MRAQVQQGLVLGMSTLAFTVCFMVWMMFAVLGVPIKEMLALNETQFGLLAATPVLTGSLVRLPLGILTDRFGGRIVFFLLMLSCVLPLYLITLATEFWQFLVLGLFVGLAGGSFSVGIAYVAKWFDKQNQGFAMGVFGAGNAGSALTKFLAPALIALGTWHLVPKVFSAILFITALLFWFLTAEKKEHRSVGGASLREQLKALKEPAVWRYCQYYSIVFGGYVALALWMTKYYVQEYGFSLQSAALLAACFSLPGGVLRAVGGWMSDRWGAQSVTWWVLWVSWICLFLLSYPQTQLQVHTVNGIVDFHIGLSATLFTVLLFVMGIAFAFGKASVFKYIANDYPKNMGAVSGIVGLAGGLGGFVLPILFGALVDLTGVRSSCFMLLYGVVWVSLIWMYLSEIRKRPLLGKQPLASQSPFSSIAQGEEHVRSANA, encoded by the coding sequence ATGCGAGCGCAAGTGCAACAAGGGCTGGTACTGGGGATGAGTACCCTGGCCTTCACCGTGTGCTTCATGGTCTGGATGATGTTTGCCGTGCTGGGCGTTCCGATCAAGGAAATGCTCGCCCTCAACGAGACCCAATTCGGCCTGCTGGCCGCCACTCCGGTACTGACCGGTTCGCTGGTGCGCCTGCCCCTGGGGATCCTGACCGACCGCTTTGGCGGGCGGATCGTGTTCTTCCTGTTGATGCTGTCCTGCGTATTGCCGCTGTACCTGATCACCCTGGCGACCGAGTTCTGGCAGTTCCTGGTGCTGGGCCTGTTTGTCGGCCTGGCCGGCGGTTCGTTTTCGGTCGGTATCGCCTACGTCGCCAAGTGGTTCGACAAACAGAACCAGGGCTTCGCCATGGGTGTGTTCGGCGCCGGCAACGCCGGTTCCGCGCTCACTAAGTTCCTGGCCCCGGCCCTGATCGCCCTGGGCACCTGGCACCTGGTGCCGAAGGTGTTCAGCGCGATCCTGTTCATCACTGCACTGCTGTTCTGGTTCCTCACCGCCGAGAAAAAGGAGCATCGCAGCGTCGGTGGCGCGAGCCTGCGCGAACAACTCAAGGCCTTGAAAGAACCGGCCGTGTGGCGCTACTGCCAGTACTACTCGATCGTGTTCGGCGGCTACGTCGCCCTGGCCTTGTGGATGACCAAGTACTACGTGCAGGAATACGGTTTCAGCCTGCAAAGCGCCGCGCTGCTGGCCGCCTGCTTTTCCCTGCCGGGCGGCGTGCTGCGTGCCGTCGGTGGCTGGATGTCGGACCGCTGGGGCGCCCAGAGCGTGACCTGGTGGGTGTTGTGGGTCAGCTGGATCTGCCTGTTCCTGCTGTCCTACCCCCAGACCCAGCTGCAAGTGCACACCGTCAACGGCATCGTCGACTTTCACATCGGCCTCAGCGCCACGCTGTTCACCGTGCTGCTGTTCGTGATGGGCATCGCCTTCGCGTTCGGCAAGGCCTCGGTCTTCAAGTACATCGCCAACGACTACCCGAAAAACATGGGCGCGGTGTCCGGCATCGTCGGCCTGGCCGGCGGCCTGGGCGGCTTTGTGCTGCCGATCCTGTTCGGTGCCCTGGTGGACCTCACCGGCGTGCGCTCGTCCTGCTTCATGTTGCTGTACGGCGTGGTCTGGGTCTCGCTGATCTGGATGTACCTCAGCGAAATCCGCAAGCGCCCGCTGCTGGGCAAACAACCACTTGCCAGCCAATCCCCGTTTTCCAGCATTGCCCAAGGAGAAGAACATGTCCGTTCTGCAAACGCCTGA
- a CDS encoding HAMP domain-containing protein — translation MMGWLRSSLPARAGVAVILIAILALASSLSAGLIAWFSQGDAAAINTAGSVRMETYHLSWKLAAGATGDVTPIIDSLQQRLNSPALRAVLEDGPTTALHQSYRDLLQRWNQTLRPAVERGDSAFFQASADAFVEQLDRFVTLLQRQSEHKQGWQQTIQGMALFSTMIILLIGLYELQYSVISPLQELVVATQRFRRGEFQVRVNHQSEDELGQLATSFNTMAETIEESHRTLENQVRQKTLNLQQANAALELLYQSSRSLATRQANAQGLDELIQRFQQRLPGLRLSLCLQGQLQAPARQLLAIHGANNREVCASSDCATCQKHGAAQPLTFSISNQGNELGELKAHFVDGHSARPWETALIQALANLIGTSLSLKRQREQDHRLLLLDERTIIARELHDSLAQALSYMKLQVSRMQTLMRRGEPVQTLETVTGELREGLNNAYRQLRELLTTFRLQIHDDGLVEELKDTAEEFSARGDFQVHLFIDTLAFELSASEQIHILQITREALSNCLRHAHAENAWLQLRQEGETVQLSIEDDGRGFSGEVDQREHHGLNIMNERSRSLRGRLQILSRTPQGTRIQVRFQPEFLGQPTEGLAT, via the coding sequence ATGATGGGCTGGCTGCGCAGTTCCCTGCCCGCACGCGCCGGGGTCGCGGTGATTCTCATCGCCATCCTCGCCCTGGCCAGCTCCCTGAGCGCCGGGTTGATCGCCTGGTTCAGCCAGGGCGATGCAGCGGCGATCAACACCGCCGGTTCGGTGCGCATGGAGACCTACCACCTCAGTTGGAAACTGGCGGCCGGTGCCACCGGGGACGTCACCCCGATCATCGATAGCCTGCAGCAACGCCTCAATAGCCCTGCCCTTCGCGCCGTGCTGGAAGACGGCCCGACCACCGCCCTGCACCAGAGCTATCGCGACCTCTTGCAACGCTGGAACCAGACGCTGCGCCCTGCCGTCGAGCGCGGCGATTCGGCGTTCTTCCAGGCCAGTGCCGACGCGTTCGTCGAGCAACTGGACCGGTTCGTCACCCTGCTGCAACGCCAGAGCGAGCACAAACAGGGCTGGCAACAGACGATCCAGGGCATGGCGCTGTTCAGCACCATGATCATCCTGCTCATCGGCCTGTACGAATTGCAGTACAGCGTGATCAGCCCCTTGCAAGAGCTGGTGGTCGCGACCCAGCGTTTTCGCCGTGGCGAGTTCCAGGTGCGGGTCAATCATCAGTCCGAGGATGAATTGGGCCAGTTGGCGACCAGCTTCAACACCATGGCCGAAACCATCGAGGAGTCCCATCGCACCCTGGAGAACCAGGTCCGGCAAAAGACGTTGAACCTGCAACAGGCCAATGCCGCCCTGGAGCTGCTGTACCAGAGCAGCCGCAGCCTGGCTACGCGCCAGGCCAATGCCCAAGGCCTGGACGAGTTGATCCAGCGCTTCCAGCAACGGCTGCCGGGCCTGCGCCTGTCGCTGTGCCTGCAAGGACAATTGCAGGCACCCGCGCGACAGCTGCTGGCCATTCACGGCGCCAACAACCGCGAGGTCTGCGCCAGCAGCGATTGCGCCACTTGCCAGAAACATGGTGCTGCGCAACCGCTGACGTTCAGCATCAGCAACCAGGGCAATGAGCTGGGCGAACTCAAGGCGCACTTTGTCGACGGCCACTCGGCACGGCCCTGGGAAACCGCGCTGATCCAGGCCCTGGCCAACCTGATCGGCACCTCACTGTCGCTCAAGCGCCAGCGCGAGCAGGACCATCGCCTGCTGCTGCTCGACGAACGCACGATCATTGCCAGGGAACTGCACGACTCACTGGCCCAGGCCCTGTCCTATATGAAGCTGCAAGTCAGTCGCATGCAGACCCTGATGCGTCGTGGCGAACCGGTGCAGACCCTGGAGACGGTGACCGGGGAATTGCGCGAAGGGCTCAACAACGCCTATCGCCAGTTGCGCGAGTTGCTCACCACCTTCCGCTTGCAGATCCATGACGACGGCCTGGTGGAGGAGCTCAAGGACACCGCCGAAGAGTTCTCCGCCCGTGGGGATTTCCAGGTGCATCTGTTCATCGACACCCTGGCCTTCGAGCTGTCGGCCAGCGAGCAGATCCACATCCTGCAGATCACTCGCGAAGCCTTGTCCAATTGCCTGCGGCATGCCCATGCCGAGAACGCCTGGCTGCAGTTGCGCCAGGAAGGCGAAACGGTCCAGCTGTCGATCGAAGACGATGGCCGTGGGTTCAGCGGTGAGGTGGACCAGCGCGAACACCATGGCCTGAACATCATGAACGAGCGGTCCCGCAGCCTGCGTGGCCGGTTGCAGATTCTCTCCCGAACTCCCCAGGGCACCCGTATCCAGGTGCGCTTCCAACCGGAATTCCTGGGTCAACCCACCGAAGGCCTTGCCACATGA
- the narL gene encoding two-component system response regulator NarL, translated as MNAPLRHSLLLVDDHPMMRRGIRQMLELEDDLQIVGEASHGEEALTLIEPLKPDLVLLDNNMPQMNGIETLRRLRAMHYSGKVLLFTVSDAEDDIRDALRLDANGYLLKDMEPELLIQYIRDALGGALVISPGLTRVMAQALRSPPRQPEVELTERERQVLKTIASGYSNKVIGHKLGITEGTVKVHVKNLLHKLGLRSRVEAAVWAMEHLRGAG; from the coding sequence ATGAACGCCCCCCTGCGCCACTCCCTGCTACTGGTCGACGACCATCCGATGATGCGTCGCGGGATCCGTCAGATGCTCGAGCTCGAAGACGATCTGCAGATCGTCGGCGAAGCCAGCCATGGCGAAGAAGCCCTGACGCTGATCGAACCGCTCAAGCCCGATCTGGTGCTGCTGGACAACAACATGCCGCAGATGAACGGCATCGAGACCCTGCGTCGGCTGCGGGCCATGCACTACAGCGGCAAGGTGCTGCTGTTCACCGTGTCCGACGCCGAGGACGACATCCGCGATGCCCTGCGCCTGGACGCCAATGGCTACCTGCTCAAGGACATGGAACCCGAATTGCTGATCCAGTACATCCGCGACGCCCTCGGCGGGGCCCTGGTGATCAGTCCCGGCCTGACCCGCGTCATGGCCCAGGCCCTGCGCTCGCCACCGCGCCAGCCCGAAGTGGAACTGACCGAACGCGAACGCCAGGTACTCAAGACCATCGCCAGCGGCTACAGCAACAAGGTCATCGGGCACAAACTGGGCATCACCGAAGGCACGGTCAAGGTCCACGTCAAGAACCTCCTGCACAAACTCGGCTTGCGCTCGCGGGTCGAGGCGGCGGTCTGGGCGATGGAGCATTTGCGCGGAGCCGGCTGA
- a CDS encoding IS110 family transposase, whose amino-acid sequence MNKVAVVAIDLGKLTFHVHEQDDQGHPLLRKKFKRVELLQHLANLEPCIVVMEACGGAHFMAQEVAKFGHSPKLIAPHLVRPYVKSNKNDFADAEAICEAASRPTMRFVPVKNQAQQALAMLNSVRDSFIKDRTATVNRIHAAFLEVGVSLTPGYKSLKDIPALLEASSFHGLIRKLLADLYEHYLYLNLRIKALDKEVDCQAAGDDLASRLMTMPCVGPITSSVLAAEVGDGKQFKCGRDFSASIGLVPKQHSTGGRTVLLGISKRGDRNQRRLFVQCAQTYVNRLDRQEGKLADWVRKLLASHRHRNLVVCALANKLARIAWSIAANHTVFDAGPSAMNA is encoded by the coding sequence ATGAACAAAGTAGCCGTTGTCGCCATCGACCTTGGAAAGCTCACCTTTCACGTACATGAGCAAGATGATCAGGGGCATCCACTTCTGCGCAAAAAGTTTAAGCGAGTGGAGCTCCTCCAGCATCTAGCAAATCTCGAACCGTGCATCGTCGTGATGGAAGCCTGTGGTGGGGCCCATTTCATGGCGCAAGAAGTCGCCAAGTTTGGGCATTCTCCCAAACTGATAGCGCCTCATCTCGTACGTCCTTATGTGAAAAGCAACAAAAACGATTTCGCCGATGCCGAGGCAATCTGCGAGGCCGCCAGTCGTCCCACGATGCGCTTTGTACCGGTTAAAAACCAAGCTCAGCAGGCTTTGGCGATGCTCAACTCGGTGCGCGACTCGTTCATTAAGGATCGCACGGCGACCGTCAATCGGATCCATGCAGCGTTTCTGGAAGTCGGCGTCAGCCTGACTCCAGGCTACAAATCGCTCAAGGACATACCAGCCCTGTTGGAGGCAAGTTCATTTCATGGGCTCATCCGCAAACTCCTGGCGGACTTGTACGAGCATTACCTCTACCTCAATCTGCGTATCAAGGCGTTAGACAAGGAGGTCGACTGCCAGGCCGCTGGAGATGATCTGGCCTCCCGCCTGATGACAATGCCGTGCGTGGGTCCGATCACCTCCAGCGTCCTGGCTGCCGAAGTGGGCGACGGTAAGCAGTTCAAATGTGGTCGAGACTTCTCAGCGTCAATTGGACTGGTCCCCAAACAACACTCAACGGGCGGACGGACGGTACTTTTGGGCATCAGCAAGCGTGGCGATCGAAATCAAAGGCGCCTGTTCGTCCAGTGTGCCCAGACGTATGTGAACAGGCTGGATCGACAGGAAGGGAAGCTGGCCGATTGGGTTCGCAAGCTCCTGGCCAGCCACCGTCACCGCAACCTTGTGGTCTGCGCACTGGCCAACAAGTTAGCCAGGATCGCTTGGTCAATTGCGGCAAACCATACGGTATTCGATGCAGGGCCAAGCGCGATGAACGCCTGA
- a CDS encoding Crp/Fnr family transcriptional regulator, with protein MLTHPSIVLMLRRHHLFSHLPERVFEDVCNLAVLKRLECNSTLMHQGDPARRFFLLISGQVKLFRVTGEGQENLVEIIQPGQTFAEALLFSQARCYPVSAAALKDSVLVSIEGTHYRKALEDQPKVCLAILASISMHLHQRLKDIDNLTLASASRRVINFLLQERDPRNGQVVLQVSKRLVASKLGIQPETFSRILHRLVDGGLIAMERRNIRILAEEALVDYQQ; from the coding sequence ATGCTGACTCACCCTTCCATCGTTCTAATGTTGCGTCGTCACCACTTGTTCAGCCACTTGCCGGAGCGCGTCTTCGAAGACGTGTGCAACCTGGCCGTGCTCAAGCGCCTGGAGTGCAACAGCACACTCATGCACCAGGGCGACCCGGCCAGGCGGTTTTTCCTGTTGATCAGCGGTCAGGTCAAGCTGTTCCGGGTCACTGGCGAGGGCCAGGAGAACCTGGTGGAGATCATCCAGCCCGGCCAGACCTTCGCCGAGGCGCTGCTGTTCAGCCAGGCCCGTTGCTATCCGGTAAGCGCGGCAGCGCTCAAGGACAGCGTGCTGGTGAGTATCGAAGGCACCCATTATCGCAAGGCCCTGGAAGACCAACCCAAGGTCTGCCTGGCGATTCTGGCGAGCATCAGCATGCACTTGCACCAACGCCTCAAGGACATCGATAACCTGACCCTGGCCAGCGCCAGCCGGCGTGTCATCAATTTCCTGTTGCAGGAGCGCGATCCCCGCAACGGCCAGGTGGTGCTGCAAGTGTCCAAGCGCCTGGTGGCCTCCAAGCTGGGTATCCAGCCGGAAACCTTCTCGCGCATTCTCCATCGCCTGGTGGACGGCGGCCTGATCGCCATGGAGCGGCGCAACATTCGCATCCTGGCCGAGGAGGCGCTGGTGGATTACCAGCAATAG
- a CDS encoding putative zinc-binding protein, which produces MKALDDLPLVYSCSGCSNVAQLANTVALRLDRAGLAEMSCIVGVGGHVAVLVNKARSGRRIIALDGCPLQCVQGCLQQHGLKADVPVVLSQLGLRKRYGVDCTEDEGDALFEYLVPIVRGPSAD; this is translated from the coding sequence ATGAAGGCACTTGATGATTTGCCCCTGGTGTACTCCTGCTCCGGCTGCTCCAACGTCGCGCAACTGGCCAATACCGTCGCCCTGCGCCTGGACCGCGCAGGCCTGGCCGAGATGTCCTGCATCGTCGGGGTGGGCGGGCACGTCGCGGTGCTGGTCAACAAGGCCCGCTCGGGACGGCGGATCATTGCGCTGGACGGCTGCCCCTTGCAATGCGTGCAGGGCTGTTTGCAGCAACACGGGTTGAAGGCGGATGTGCCTGTGGTCCTGAGCCAGTTGGGCTTGCGCAAGCGGTATGGGGTCGATTGCACGGAAGACGAGGGGGATGCCTTGTTCGAGTACCTCGTACCGATTGTCAGGGGGCCAAGCGCAGATTAG
- a CDS encoding SCP2 domain-containing protein produces the protein MLSPKKWMLKGADRVLPLIGKVPFAVQRLVLQQALNRCLAEPLHDGGFDVLRDRWLCLRVPDLGLRWYLTLGREGLRIAERAEAQVTISGNWREFLLLASRQEDPDTLFFRRRLVIEGDTELGLALKNLIDSLDPDVLPPWLWRNLERAGKGLATVG, from the coding sequence GTGCTGAGTCCGAAGAAGTGGATGCTCAAAGGCGCCGACCGCGTGCTGCCGCTGATCGGCAAGGTACCGTTCGCGGTGCAGCGACTGGTGTTGCAGCAGGCGCTCAATCGGTGCCTGGCCGAACCGCTGCACGATGGCGGGTTCGATGTACTGCGTGACCGCTGGCTGTGCCTGCGGGTGCCTGACCTGGGCTTGCGCTGGTACCTGACGCTGGGGCGTGAGGGCCTGCGCATCGCCGAACGGGCCGAAGCCCAGGTCACCATCAGCGGCAACTGGCGTGAGTTCCTGTTGCTCGCCAGTCGTCAGGAAGACCCCGATACGCTGTTCTTCCGACGGCGGCTGGTCATCGAAGGCGATACTGAGCTGGGGTTGGCACTGAAGAACCTGATCGACAGCCTCGATCCGGACGTGTTGCCACCCTGGTTGTGGCGCAACCTGGAGCGGGCGGGGAAAGGCCTGGCGACGGTGGGATGA
- a CDS encoding U32 family peptidase has translation MKLSLGPVLFYWDKTQLGNFYAEMSALPLDVIYLGETVCSKRRAFSLDQWLGLARELQACSQAQIVLSSLTLIEAASEFSTLRRLCDNGQLLVEANDMGAVQVLAERKLPFVGGPALNLYNGHALAQLLDSGMIRWVPPVECSAALISDVLEQVREMDREVPEVEIFAYGHLPLAYSARCFTARAENRPKDDCQFCCINYPDGLALSSQEGQQLFTLNGIQTMSGEVSNLLADYSALKACGADVLRLSPRAQGMAEVVKAFDRVRQGETPPLFVEGCNGYWHGHAGMLKVEEAGLC, from the coding sequence ATGAAACTCAGCCTGGGACCGGTCCTGTTCTACTGGGACAAAACACAACTGGGAAATTTCTACGCCGAGATGTCGGCCTTGCCGCTGGATGTGATCTACCTGGGGGAGACGGTGTGCTCCAAGCGCCGGGCCTTTTCCCTGGACCAATGGCTGGGGTTGGCGCGGGAACTACAGGCGTGCAGCCAGGCCCAGATCGTGCTGTCGAGCCTGACGCTGATCGAGGCGGCCTCGGAGTTTTCCACGTTGCGTCGCCTGTGCGACAACGGCCAATTGCTGGTGGAGGCCAACGACATGGGCGCCGTGCAAGTGCTGGCCGAGCGCAAACTGCCCTTTGTCGGTGGGCCGGCCCTGAACCTGTACAACGGTCACGCCCTGGCGCAGTTGCTCGACAGCGGCATGATCCGCTGGGTGCCGCCGGTGGAGTGTTCGGCGGCGCTGATCAGCGATGTACTGGAGCAAGTGCGGGAAATGGATCGCGAGGTACCCGAGGTGGAAATCTTCGCCTATGGTCATCTGCCCCTGGCCTACTCGGCGCGTTGCTTCACCGCCCGGGCTGAAAACCGGCCCAAGGACGACTGCCAGTTCTGTTGCATCAACTACCCCGACGGCCTGGCGTTGAGCAGCCAGGAAGGCCAGCAATTGTTCACCCTCAATGGCATCCAGACCATGTCCGGCGAGGTGAGCAACTTGCTGGCCGATTACAGCGCCTTGAAGGCATGCGGTGCCGACGTGCTGCGCCTGAGTCCTCGGGCCCAGGGCATGGCGGAGGTGGTCAAGGCTTTCGACCGGGTCCGCCAGGGCGAGACGCCGCCACTGTTTGTGGAAGGGTGTAACGGCTACTGGCACGGCCATGCCGGCATGCTGAAGGTAGAGGAGGCGGGGCTGTGCTGA
- a CDS encoding peptidase U32 family protein: MQLVCPAGNLPALKAAVRQGADAVYVGFRDDTNARHFAGLNMDDKQFDAAVAHIRQHQRKLYVAVNTYPQPKGWERWQRAVDRAADFGVDALIAADPGVLGYASQRHPDLALHLSVQGSATHAAALAFYAQRYGIRRAVLPRVLSLAQVRQVAAGSPVPIEVFGFGSLCIMAEGRCHLSSYITGESPNLCGVCSPAKAVRWSEDAEGLSARLSEVLIDRYTPQESAGYPTLCKGRFLVGGKRFHALEEPTSLDTLDLLPELTAIGVEAVKIEGRQRSPAYVEQVTRVWRAALDTHRAAPQRFRVREEWRQVLAGLSEGSQTTLGAYHRSWQ; the protein is encoded by the coding sequence ATGCAACTGGTTTGCCCGGCAGGGAATCTGCCTGCCCTCAAAGCGGCGGTGCGCCAAGGCGCCGATGCCGTCTATGTCGGCTTTCGCGATGACACCAATGCCCGGCATTTCGCCGGGCTGAACATGGACGACAAACAGTTCGACGCGGCTGTCGCGCACATCCGCCAGCATCAACGCAAGCTCTATGTCGCCGTCAACACCTACCCGCAACCCAAGGGGTGGGAACGCTGGCAACGGGCGGTGGATCGTGCCGCCGATTTCGGCGTGGACGCCCTGATCGCCGCCGACCCCGGTGTGCTCGGCTACGCCAGCCAGCGTCATCCTGACCTGGCGCTGCACCTGTCCGTCCAGGGCTCGGCGACCCACGCCGCCGCCCTGGCGTTCTACGCCCAACGCTATGGCATCCGGCGTGCCGTGTTGCCTCGGGTGCTGTCCCTGGCCCAGGTCCGGCAGGTGGCGGCAGGCAGTCCGGTGCCCATCGAGGTCTTCGGTTTCGGCAGCCTGTGCATCATGGCCGAGGGCCGCTGTCACTTGTCCTCCTACATTACTGGTGAGTCGCCGAACCTCTGTGGCGTCTGCTCGCCGGCGAAGGCCGTGCGCTGGAGCGAAGATGCCGAGGGGCTGAGTGCCCGTTTGAGCGAAGTGCTGATCGACCGCTACACCCCACAGGAATCGGCCGGTTACCCGACCCTGTGCAAAGGCCGCTTCCTGGTGGGCGGCAAGCGCTTCCATGCACTGGAAGAGCCCACCAGCCTGGACACCCTGGACCTGCTGCCGGAACTGACGGCCATCGGCGTCGAGGCGGTGAAAATCGAAGGCCGCCAGCGTAGCCCGGCCTACGTGGAACAAGTGACCCGGGTCTGGCGCGCCGCGCTGGATACACACCGGGCCGCGCCGCAGCGTTTCCGCGTGCGCGAAGAATGGCGCCAGGTGCTGGCCGGTCTGTCCGAAGGCAGCCAGACCACCCTGGGTGCCTACCATCGATCATGGCAATGA
- the glp gene encoding gephyrin-like molybdotransferase Glp, which yields MSGRGCGSACDSGTLMPVDEAIRHLLDQAPPPPPIQRTGLDQALGRVLAADVLCPMNLPAWDNSAMDGYALRAVDLSPAGGYLALSGRIAAGDGPGEPLREGQAVRIFTGAPLPPGADTVVPQESCREEGGRVWVSSARQGEHVRKEGEELRRGERLFKAGTRLRAQELGLLAGAGIASVEVYRPLRVVLLSSGDELREPGEPLAPGQIYNSNRRSIAALLRGWGFEVHDFGVMPDRLQASQQALSLAAADCDVLLTSGGVSVGEEDHLKQAIERLGSIDLWRLAIQPGKPLAFGDVAGTPWLGLPGNPSAALITALVVVRPFLFRAQGMDQVLPVPLHVPAGFDWLQRNRRRQYLRARLVPDAEGHLCVVPHPQQSSAMLTAACWADGLAVVGREAQVHKHDRVMYLPFAELMS from the coding sequence ATGAGCGGCCGCGGATGTGGATCGGCGTGCGACAGCGGTACGTTGATGCCGGTGGATGAGGCCATCCGTCACCTGCTCGACCAGGCGCCGCCGCCACCGCCGATCCAGCGGACTGGCCTGGACCAGGCCCTGGGCCGTGTATTGGCTGCCGATGTCCTGTGCCCCATGAACCTGCCTGCCTGGGACAACAGCGCCATGGACGGTTACGCCCTGCGGGCCGTCGATCTGTCTCCCGCCGGGGGATACCTGGCGTTGAGCGGACGAATCGCCGCCGGCGACGGGCCGGGTGAGCCGTTGCGGGAAGGGCAGGCGGTACGGATTTTTACCGGCGCGCCATTGCCGCCGGGTGCCGACACCGTGGTGCCCCAGGAGAGCTGCCGGGAGGAGGGCGGGCGGGTCTGGGTATCGTCGGCCAGGCAAGGGGAGCATGTGCGCAAGGAGGGTGAAGAGCTGCGCCGAGGCGAACGATTGTTCAAGGCCGGTACTCGCTTGCGGGCCCAGGAGCTGGGACTGCTGGCCGGCGCCGGGATCGCCTCGGTGGAGGTTTATCGTCCCTTGCGGGTTGTCTTGCTCAGCAGCGGCGACGAACTGCGTGAACCGGGCGAGCCATTGGCGCCAGGGCAGATCTATAACAGCAATCGCCGCAGCATCGCCGCGTTGTTGCGTGGTTGGGGTTTCGAGGTGCATGACTTCGGCGTCATGCCCGATCGACTCCAGGCCAGCCAGCAGGCACTGAGCCTGGCCGCCGCCGACTGTGACGTACTGCTGACCTCCGGCGGTGTATCCGTGGGCGAGGAAGACCATCTCAAGCAAGCCATTGAGCGTCTCGGCAGCATCGACCTCTGGCGCCTGGCGATACAGCCGGGCAAACCCCTGGCCTTCGGCGACGTGGCCGGCACGCCCTGGCTCGGATTGCCGGGTAACCCGTCGGCGGCGCTGATCACGGCGCTGGTGGTGGTGCGTCCGTTCCTGTTCCGCGCCCAGGGCATGGATCAGGTGCTGCCCGTGCCCTTGCATGTGCCGGCCGGTTTCGACTGGTTGCAGCGCAACCGTCGCCGCCAGTACCTGCGGGCCCGACTGGTGCCGGACGCCGAAGGTCATCTGTGTGTGGTGCCGCACCCTCAGCAAAGCTCGGCCATGTTGACCGCCGCCTGCTGGGCCGATGGACTGGCGGTGGTAGGGCGCGAGGCGCAGGTGCACAAGCACGACCGGGTGATGTACTTGCCGTTCGCCGAGCTGATGTCTTGA
- the moaB gene encoding molybdenum cofactor biosynthesis protein B produces MAHLTQRQFQPLNIAVLTISDTRSFDTDTSGQTLVDLLQTAGHVLIDRGLVKDDIYQIRAQVSQWIADPTVQVVLMTGGTGFTARDNTPQAVAPLLDKQVDGFGELFRQVSLAEIGMSSLQSRALAGMSNGVLVCCLPGSPGACRTGWEQILAGQLDSRTGPCNFTPHLKPQADVVPVACETRS; encoded by the coding sequence ATGGCCCATCTGACGCAACGCCAATTTCAACCGCTGAACATTGCGGTGCTCACCATCAGCGATACCCGCAGCTTCGATACCGACACCTCCGGCCAGACGCTCGTCGATCTGCTGCAAACAGCCGGTCACGTACTGATCGACCGGGGGCTGGTGAAAGACGATATCTACCAGATCCGCGCCCAGGTCTCCCAGTGGATCGCCGACCCAACGGTGCAAGTGGTATTGATGACCGGCGGCACCGGTTTCACCGCCCGCGATAACACGCCACAAGCAGTGGCGCCCTTGCTGGACAAGCAGGTGGATGGCTTTGGCGAATTGTTCCGTCAGGTTTCGCTGGCTGAGATCGGCATGTCCAGCCTGCAATCCCGCGCACTGGCCGGCATGAGCAATGGCGTGCTGGTGTGCTGTCTGCCGGGGTCGCCGGGCGCTTGCCGGACCGGTTGGGAACAGATCCTGGCCGGGCAGTTGGACAGTCGCACCGGGCCATGCAATTTCACTCCTCATCTCAAGCCCCAGGCGGACGTTGTGCCGGTGGCCTGCGAGACGCGCTCATGA